In Dryobates pubescens isolate bDryPub1 chromosome 6, bDryPub1.pri, whole genome shotgun sequence, a genomic segment contains:
- the RIPPLY2 gene encoding protein ripply2, with the protein MSRGRWAPHRAPAAIKPSGPAAGRVRRAAVDRRRMEGGEMGCSCPRPPSEALPPTGYSPLSSRCGARSGPALTVLPLPRRSAPFWRPWVPAPGEEGRQSVTSTEPAAPHSPCGLAEASRKLAQYTHPVRLFWPKSRCYDYLYQEAEALLKNFPVQATISFYEDSDSEDDDDELEQDSRSESDC; encoded by the exons ATGAGCCGAGGGAGGTGGGCTCCACACCGCGCACCGGCAGCTATAAAACCCTCCGGGCCCGCGGCGGGTAGGGTTAGGCGAGCGGCCGTGGACCGGCGGAGGATGGAGGGCGGAGAGATGGGGTGCAGCTGCCCCCGCCCGCCCTCGGAGGCGCTGCCCCCAACGGGGTACTCGCCTCTCTCCTCCCGGTGCGGGGCGCGGTCGGGACCTGCCCTAACGGTCCTGCCGTTGCCCCGCAGGTCCGCGCCCTTCTGGAGGCCCTGGGTACCCGCGCCGGGCGAGGAGGGCCGGCAGAGCGTCACCAGCACCGAGCCGGCTGCG cctcacagcCCCTGCGGGCTGGCGGAAGCCTCCCGAAAGCTGGCGCAGTACACGCACCCTGTCAG ACTATTTTGGCCCAAATCAAGGTGCTATGATTACTTATATCAGGAAGCTGAAGCACTTCTGAAAAACTTCCCAGTTCAAGCTACAATCTCCTTTTATGAAGACTCAGATagtgaagatgatgatgatgaactGGAACAAGATTCGAGATCAGAATCAGATTGCTGA